Genomic segment of Dehalogenimonas alkenigignens:
GAAGTCGGTTCGTCCAGGAAGAGCACCTTCGGGTGGTTGAGCATAGCCTGGGCGATGCCGAGGCGCTGCTTCATGCCGCGGGAGTAGCCGCCGACCTTGCGCCGGGCGGCTTTTTTTAATTCAACCAGGTCCAGCAGTTCCGCCGCCCGCCGGTCAGTAGCCGCATCATCCATGCCGTAAAGCCGGCCGGCGAATTTGAGATATTCCTCGCCGGTCATCCATTCGTAAAAAGCCGGCACGTCCGGCAAAAAGCCGAAATGACGGCGCACCGTTACCGAGTCCGGGACAACTTCCTCGCCGCAGATGAAGGCCCGTCCCCCGGTCGGCCGCGACAGCCCGGTCAGCATCTTGACCGTGGTTGTCTTGCCGGCGCCGTTGGGGCCGAGAAAGCCGAAGACGGCGCGCTCCGGCACCGCCAGGTCAAGATTCTCCACGGCGGCGATATCGCCGAAGCGTTTGGTCAGCTTTTCAGTTCTTATAGCCGGAGTCATTCGTATTCTCCTCCTGCCCGGGGTCGGCGTGGCGGCCCCAGACCAGGTAGACGATAGGGCCGATGATATTTAGGAAGATGATCACCAAGGCCCAGACGACCTTGCTTTCGCCTTTGACCCGCTGTCGTTTGGAAAGGTCAACGAGCGAAACGACAATCAGTATCAGTTCGACGATCATCACCGGGATGAGGAACGGCAGCAGGTCTTTGAGCAGCTGGATGTCGGCGTCGGTCATTTGAAGTACTCCTTTAATCTATCGTAGATTTCTTCAAGCGACTGGTTGATGACCCTGGTATCCGAGAGCACCGGCATGAAGTTGGTGTCCCCCACCCACCGCGGCACGATGTGGCAGTGCAGGTGCGCCTCCACCCCGGCGCCGGCCGCTTTGCCCAGGTTGAAGCCGGCGTTGAAGCCTTCCGGCTTCATGGCCGCGGTCAGCGCCGCTTCGCACCGGGCGGCCAGGTCCATGACCTCGGCGCGTTCGCTGCGGCTGAGGTCGGCCAGCCGGGCGGCGTGGCGGAACGGCGCCACCATCAGATGCCCGGCGGCGTAAGGATAGGCGTTCATAATGACGAAGGCCTCGGCGCCGCGGTAGAGAATCAGCGTTTTTTTATCATCTCCGGCACGCGGCAGGTCGCAGAAGATGCAGCCTTGTGTTTTCGACCCTTCGATGAACTTGCCCCGCCAGGGGGCCCAGAGCTGGTCCATGTGTATCTCTCACGCTATATTTTTCGGTATTTCGCCAACCACCGAAATATTATCGTCCAAACGGAGGCCTGTCAACTTCAGCCGATACTATAGCGCCGTTGTCCGCAAGGCATAACCGCCGGATGGCCGGATTTGAGCTGGCCGAAGGGACAGGTTTACCAAAGAAAGGCAGCCATCCGTATGAATGGCTGCCTTTCTAATCCCGATGACAATAACGCTAGGTTGCCGGCGGCGGCGCCGGCGCGGCCACGACGCGCAGGAGGAACGCCTGAGAGTCAGTCAGCGGCGTCGGCGCGGTAGTGTCGGTGACGGTCACCGC
This window contains:
- a CDS encoding PLD nuclease N-terminal domain-containing protein, with product MTDADIQLLKDLLPFLIPVMIVELILIVVSLVDLSKRQRVKGESKVVWALVIIFLNIIGPIVYLVWGRHADPGQEENTNDSGYKN
- a CDS encoding HIT family protein — encoded protein: MDQLWAPWRGKFIEGSKTQGCIFCDLPRAGDDKKTLILYRGAEAFVIMNAYPYAAGHLMVAPFRHAARLADLSRSERAEVMDLAARCEAALTAAMKPEGFNAGFNLGKAAGAGVEAHLHCHIVPRWVGDTNFMPVLSDTRVINQSLEEIYDRLKEYFK
- a CDS encoding ABC transporter ATP-binding protein, translated to MTPAIRTEKLTKRFGDIAAVENLDLAVPERAVFGFLGPNGAGKTTTVKMLTGLSRPTGGRAFICGEEVVPDSVTVRRHFGFLPDVPAFYEWMTGEEYLKFAGRLYGMDDAATDRRAAELLDLVELKKAARRKVGGYSRGMKQRLGIAQAMLNHPKVLFLDEPTSALDPIGRRDVLDLISRLKEEATVFMSTHILSDVERVCDSVGIINKGRLVVTATVEELRNKYTRSVFEIEFDEDDSGFLRTIEAKPWFAKAERAVNGSPSLRVTAGDVAAARRELPALVAASGLTLLRYELAQPSLEDIFMEVVKTS